The Lacerta agilis isolate rLacAgi1 chromosome 5, rLacAgi1.pri, whole genome shotgun sequence genome has a segment encoding these proteins:
- the LOC117046692 gene encoding solute carrier family 22 member 15-like isoform X1, whose amino-acid sequence MDLDEAFGLVGEFGPRQKWLTAFLVLLQVYVAFQSMLIVLVGAVPEYHLDLEEIQTSRETLAKHVRFTSNFTSIVTEWYLIRHEAYKVSLASSLYFAGLLIGNILFGQLSDKLGRKPVYLTGLFLDVIFGYVSAFAPNYDIFAMSRFFVGITNGGMSLVSFVLTQEYVGKSFWALTGSLTNLTFAVGIAIYALLGFYIREWRFLAFVSNSPGLFFLLLSFMLPESPRWLYSQGRTTEAENVLQYIALGNGKERLSVKLKQCTGAVKKDDSASGVRSLIKHPVLRWRTVILMYIWYVCSLVYYGLTLNAGELGGNLYLNVALSGLVEVPAFPLCMFFIEKSWSGRRKSTTAFLIFSGLACIFTMLLPENRGGFLFSPSILALYGKLTVSAAFNIIYIYTSELYPTVVRNAGLGVCSMTCRFGGILAPFVPSLKSLGPSVPFVVFGISGLSAGFLTLLLPETVNKPIAETIEDLQTPTYQILKNKKVNQLEESN is encoded by the exons ATGGACTTGGACGAGGCCTTCGGCTTGGTGGGGGAGTTCGGCCCCAGGCAGAAGTGGCTCACCGCGTTCCTGGTGCTGCTGCAG GTATATGTGGCCTTTCAATCTATGCTTATTGTGCTAGTGGGAGCAGTGCCGGAATATCATCTTGACCTGGAGGAGATTCAAACTAGTAGGGAGACTCTTGCAAAACATGTCAGGTTTACCAGCAACTTCACATCCATAGTAACAGAG tggTATTTAATCAGGCATGAAGCATATAAAGTGAGCCTGGCATCATCCTTGTACTTTGCTGGGTTGCTTATTGGAAATATATTGTTTGGTCAGCTGTCAGATAAACTGGGCAGGAAGCCTGTGTATCTAACAG GTCTTTTCTTAGATGTCATTTTTGGGTATGTTTCAGCATTTGCTCCAAACTATGACATTTTTGCAATGTCACGCTTTTTCGTTGGAATTACAAATGGTGGTATGTCTCTAGTGTCTTTTGTTTTGACACAAGAATATGTAGGAAAATCCTTTTGGGCATTGACAG GCTCATTAACAAATTTGACATTTGCGGTTGGCATAGCAATTTATGCATTATTGGGTTTTTACATAAGAGAGTGGCGTTTCCTTGCCTTCGTATCAAATTCTCCAggacttttctttctccttctctcttt CATGCTTCCAGAATCACCAAGATGGTTATACTCCCAAGGGAGGACAACAGAAGCAGAGAATGTGCTACAATACATAGCCCTTGGTAATGGGAAAGAAAGACTGTCTGTGAAACTGAAGCAATGCACAGGAGCAGTAAAAAAGGATGATTCAGCATCTGGTGTCCGAAGCCTCATTAAGCATCCAGTCCTTCGGTGGCGCACTGTCATCTTGATGTATATTTG GTATGTGTGCAGCCTTGTCTATTATGGCTTAACGCTGAACGCTGGTGAATTAGGAGGAAACCTATATCTAAATGTGGCTCTTTCTGGCCTTGTAGAAGTTCCAGCATTTCCACTCTGCATGTTCTTCATTGAAAAATCAtg GTCAGGAAGACGTAAAAGTACAACTGCTTTTTTGATATTTTCAGGCCTTGCCTGTATATTCACCATGTTACTACCAGAAAATAGAGGTG GATTTTTATTCAGTCCCAGCATCTTAGCTTTATATGGGAAATTGACTGTAAGTGCTGCTTTCAACATCATATATATTTACACTTCAGAACTCTACCCAACAGTAGTGAG AAATGCTGGCTTAGGTGTATGTTCGATGACTTGTAGATTTGGTGGTATTTTGGCACCATTTGTCCCTTCCCTG AAATCCCTTGGCCCATCTGTACCATTTGTGGTCTTTGGAATCAGTGGATTGTCAGCTGGTTTCCTTACTCTTCTACTACCAGAAACTGTGAATAAACCCATTGCAGAGACCATTGAAGATTTGCAGACACCTACCTACcaaatacttaaaaacaaaaag GTAAATCAGTTAGAAGAAAGCAATTAG
- the LOC117046692 gene encoding solute carrier family 22 member 15-like isoform X2, whose protein sequence is MDLDEAFGLVGEFGPRQKWLTAFLVLLQVYVAFQSMLIVLVGAVPEYHLDLEEIQTSRETLAKHVRFTSNFTSIVTEWYLIRHEAYKVSLASSLYFAGLLIGNILFGQLSDKLGRKPVYLTGLFLDVIFGYVSAFAPNYDIFAMSRFFVGITNGGMSLVSFVLTQEYVGKSFWALTGSLTNLTFAVGIAIYALLGFYIREWRFLAFVSNSPGLFFLLLSFMLPESPRWLYSQGRTTEAENVLQYIALGNGKERLSVKLKQCTGAVKKDDSASGVRSLIKHPVLRWRTVILMYIWYVCSLVYYGLTLNAGELGGNLYLNVALSGLVEVPAFPLCMFFIEKSWSGRRKSTTAFLIFSGLACIFTMLLPENRGGFLFSPSILALYGKLTVSAAFNIIYIYTSELYPTVVRNAGLGVCSMTCRFGGILAPFVPSLKSLGPSVPFVVFGISGLSAGFLTLLLPETVNKPIAETIEDLQTPTYQILKNKKAE, encoded by the exons ATGGACTTGGACGAGGCCTTCGGCTTGGTGGGGGAGTTCGGCCCCAGGCAGAAGTGGCTCACCGCGTTCCTGGTGCTGCTGCAG GTATATGTGGCCTTTCAATCTATGCTTATTGTGCTAGTGGGAGCAGTGCCGGAATATCATCTTGACCTGGAGGAGATTCAAACTAGTAGGGAGACTCTTGCAAAACATGTCAGGTTTACCAGCAACTTCACATCCATAGTAACAGAG tggTATTTAATCAGGCATGAAGCATATAAAGTGAGCCTGGCATCATCCTTGTACTTTGCTGGGTTGCTTATTGGAAATATATTGTTTGGTCAGCTGTCAGATAAACTGGGCAGGAAGCCTGTGTATCTAACAG GTCTTTTCTTAGATGTCATTTTTGGGTATGTTTCAGCATTTGCTCCAAACTATGACATTTTTGCAATGTCACGCTTTTTCGTTGGAATTACAAATGGTGGTATGTCTCTAGTGTCTTTTGTTTTGACACAAGAATATGTAGGAAAATCCTTTTGGGCATTGACAG GCTCATTAACAAATTTGACATTTGCGGTTGGCATAGCAATTTATGCATTATTGGGTTTTTACATAAGAGAGTGGCGTTTCCTTGCCTTCGTATCAAATTCTCCAggacttttctttctccttctctcttt CATGCTTCCAGAATCACCAAGATGGTTATACTCCCAAGGGAGGACAACAGAAGCAGAGAATGTGCTACAATACATAGCCCTTGGTAATGGGAAAGAAAGACTGTCTGTGAAACTGAAGCAATGCACAGGAGCAGTAAAAAAGGATGATTCAGCATCTGGTGTCCGAAGCCTCATTAAGCATCCAGTCCTTCGGTGGCGCACTGTCATCTTGATGTATATTTG GTATGTGTGCAGCCTTGTCTATTATGGCTTAACGCTGAACGCTGGTGAATTAGGAGGAAACCTATATCTAAATGTGGCTCTTTCTGGCCTTGTAGAAGTTCCAGCATTTCCACTCTGCATGTTCTTCATTGAAAAATCAtg GTCAGGAAGACGTAAAAGTACAACTGCTTTTTTGATATTTTCAGGCCTTGCCTGTATATTCACCATGTTACTACCAGAAAATAGAGGTG GATTTTTATTCAGTCCCAGCATCTTAGCTTTATATGGGAAATTGACTGTAAGTGCTGCTTTCAACATCATATATATTTACACTTCAGAACTCTACCCAACAGTAGTGAG AAATGCTGGCTTAGGTGTATGTTCGATGACTTGTAGATTTGGTGGTATTTTGGCACCATTTGTCCCTTCCCTG AAATCCCTTGGCCCATCTGTACCATTTGTGGTCTTTGGAATCAGTGGATTGTCAGCTGGTTTCCTTACTCTTCTACTACCAGAAACTGTGAATAAACCCATTGCAGAGACCATTGAAGATTTGCAGACACCTACCTACcaaatacttaaaaacaaaaaggcaga GTAA
- the LOC117046692 gene encoding solute carrier family 22 member 15-like isoform X3, which translates to MFAALSSVAEERQEINWYLIRHEAYKVSLASSLYFAGLLIGNILFGQLSDKLGRKPVYLTGLFLDVIFGYVSAFAPNYDIFAMSRFFVGITNGGMSLVSFVLTQEYVGKSFWALTGSLTNLTFAVGIAIYALLGFYIREWRFLAFVSNSPGLFFLLLSFMLPESPRWLYSQGRTTEAENVLQYIALGNGKERLSVKLKQCTGAVKKDDSASGVRSLIKHPVLRWRTVILMYIWYVCSLVYYGLTLNAGELGGNLYLNVALSGLVEVPAFPLCMFFIEKSWSGRRKSTTAFLIFSGLACIFTMLLPENRGGFLFSPSILALYGKLTVSAAFNIIYIYTSELYPTVVRNAGLGVCSMTCRFGGILAPFVPSLKSLGPSVPFVVFGISGLSAGFLTLLLPETVNKPIAETIEDLQTPTYQILKNKKVNQLEESN; encoded by the exons ATGTTCGCTGCCTTGAGTTCCGTGGCAGAAGAGaggcaggaaataaat tggTATTTAATCAGGCATGAAGCATATAAAGTGAGCCTGGCATCATCCTTGTACTTTGCTGGGTTGCTTATTGGAAATATATTGTTTGGTCAGCTGTCAGATAAACTGGGCAGGAAGCCTGTGTATCTAACAG GTCTTTTCTTAGATGTCATTTTTGGGTATGTTTCAGCATTTGCTCCAAACTATGACATTTTTGCAATGTCACGCTTTTTCGTTGGAATTACAAATGGTGGTATGTCTCTAGTGTCTTTTGTTTTGACACAAGAATATGTAGGAAAATCCTTTTGGGCATTGACAG GCTCATTAACAAATTTGACATTTGCGGTTGGCATAGCAATTTATGCATTATTGGGTTTTTACATAAGAGAGTGGCGTTTCCTTGCCTTCGTATCAAATTCTCCAggacttttctttctccttctctcttt CATGCTTCCAGAATCACCAAGATGGTTATACTCCCAAGGGAGGACAACAGAAGCAGAGAATGTGCTACAATACATAGCCCTTGGTAATGGGAAAGAAAGACTGTCTGTGAAACTGAAGCAATGCACAGGAGCAGTAAAAAAGGATGATTCAGCATCTGGTGTCCGAAGCCTCATTAAGCATCCAGTCCTTCGGTGGCGCACTGTCATCTTGATGTATATTTG GTATGTGTGCAGCCTTGTCTATTATGGCTTAACGCTGAACGCTGGTGAATTAGGAGGAAACCTATATCTAAATGTGGCTCTTTCTGGCCTTGTAGAAGTTCCAGCATTTCCACTCTGCATGTTCTTCATTGAAAAATCAtg GTCAGGAAGACGTAAAAGTACAACTGCTTTTTTGATATTTTCAGGCCTTGCCTGTATATTCACCATGTTACTACCAGAAAATAGAGGTG GATTTTTATTCAGTCCCAGCATCTTAGCTTTATATGGGAAATTGACTGTAAGTGCTGCTTTCAACATCATATATATTTACACTTCAGAACTCTACCCAACAGTAGTGAG AAATGCTGGCTTAGGTGTATGTTCGATGACTTGTAGATTTGGTGGTATTTTGGCACCATTTGTCCCTTCCCTG AAATCCCTTGGCCCATCTGTACCATTTGTGGTCTTTGGAATCAGTGGATTGTCAGCTGGTTTCCTTACTCTTCTACTACCAGAAACTGTGAATAAACCCATTGCAGAGACCATTGAAGATTTGCAGACACCTACCTACcaaatacttaaaaacaaaaag GTAAATCAGTTAGAAGAAAGCAATTAG